The genome window CCAAGTGGTAAGGCAATGGTCTGCAACACCAGTACGCGCCGGTTCAAATCCGGCCTGCGCCTCTAAGAAAAACCGTAATCCAACATTGAAATTACGGTTTTTTATTGTTCTGTATTCCTATGCGAAACGTCCTTCGGACTTCCCACATGGTTTATTGTTCTGTATTCCTATGCGAAACGTCCTTCGGACTTCCCACATGGTTATTTCCAGAAAACTTCGTCAAGCGCTAAATTTGCAAACCACTTCGGATTTCCATTAACAGGGTTTCATCAACGCGCCCTCTGCTGATTCCATCTCCCATACCACCTCAGTACTAAGATTCCCAGTACAACGAAAACACTTCCTCCAAAAATAAATATTTTTGTACGGTACGGATCATCGATAAATCGATTAGCCAGCCTTTGCAACACATTTTTACCTGAATCGGTCGCCCCCCTACGCACAATCGCCATCATAAGAATGAATCTGCTCCCCCCAAGGATAAGACCCGACCCTCCGGCGCAAATCCATCTGAAATCTACCCTTTTACATAAATTCCAAACCATATATCCTGCCAGTATAATCAGAAGCACGCCGAGTATTCCCTGTAAAACTAAAAACGGCTGTTCCTCAACATATTCCTGGGCTGTATAAATATGTTTCCATTCTAATTCGTATTCTTTCGTTATTCTATACTGACCAATACTTTCCAGTAGCCAGGCCAGACCCACGATCGGCATTAGTGCCGCCTCTATACTTCCCAAAAATTTCAAAACTGTCTCCGTTTTTATTCCGACCCGCTTCTCCCCTTCATGGACCTGTATTTGCGGTTCCGGAACCTTTCCTCGCACCAGTTCATCTAAAGAAAGATTAAATATTTCGCAGACTTGTACCAATTTTGCCAGTTCCGGAACCGAGCTGTTATTTTCCCATTTTGAAATAGACTGTCTCGATACATGGAGCATTTCCGCGAGTTCTTCCTGGGATACCTGATATTTTTTACGTAGCTCATAAATTCTGTTTCCTATGTTTTCCATAATCACTCCCCCTCTTTTCTTTACTAATTTCTCTTTATTATAATATCAATAACTATAAAAAGCTATCAAGTCCGCTTGAAACCTTCGCAACTTGCGGTTGCGGACGGCTTTTCATAACGCATTTATTACTTTTTCTATTAACAATCCTACACTGAAAATAAATCTCCCATCTGAGGTTAAACTATTGTTTTCCTCTCTATCAACATGCTATACTTTTCTCAATCCCCGGGCCGCAAATCATTTTGCCCCTGTCTGCCACTTTACGAAACCTTTATTTAGATGTATAGCACACAAAGGAGAATTTTACATGGAGCTACGTGAATATACTGTTTTTAACAAGGAAGAAATCCTGCCTCTCTATATCAGTGCCGGCTGGACGAATTATGCAAACAACCCTGACAGATTAGAGAAGGCGTACCAGAATTCCCTTCTGAAAATCGGCGCTTTTGACGACGGGCATCTGATCGGCATCATCAGAGTCGTAGGCGATGGAGAATCCATTATCTTTATTCAAGACATCCTGGTACTCCCCGAATATCAGCGAAACGGAGTCGGAACCCGGCTGCTGCGTGCAGTGATGGAACGCTATCCTTCTGTATACCAGATGGAGTTAATGACCGATAACACGGAAAAAACGGTTGCATTTTACAAATCTCTCGGATTTCGTAAAGCAGACGAACTCGGTTGCTGTGCTTTTATGAGAATGTAACCGGGATATTGAACCCTCTAACTTTTCACTCAAGTATGCCCAGCCTCCAAATAAACACCGATGAAGCTTCACATAAATATTCTCTGCAACGCAAAAGCAGCGCACTGATATAGCATGTTACCTCAACCGGACCTTGATCCCATCCAATCATTTTGAACATGCCATACCCGTGTGCTGCCTGATTATATCTCACTAAAATCTACTGAACGATTCTAGACTGCCCAACGATCTAACTGCTTCATGAATTTCTCATCATCAGAAACGACCTTTACCGGCTTTTTATAATCGATTGCCATAAGCCCAAGAACAGATTTACCATCTGCAATCTGGTTATCCATAGTATGTACCCCTACGTCCATCGTGGAAGTGCAGGCAAGGTGCATGAAATCTCTTAAATCATTTGATGTATGCAACATTATTTCACGGATCATTATTTTTCCTCCTATCATCTACAATATAGTATCCAATATCCAATGTAGTATAGCATCTTTAGAACTAAATTGCAATCCCTTACCAGATTCCAAAATAGGATTCTCCTGCTTACGTCTATTTATTTGTGATATCCCCAAAGTTCTATCGCTGTCTGCAGCTCCTCCTTCTCTTTCGCAGCTTTCTCAAACTCTTCACCGCTCATAGCAATGTCGATTGCCTGTCGCATTGCTCTGGCTCCTGCCGCTGCCCCGCCCGGATGCCCCTGGACTGCGCCGCCTGCGGCGAGAACGATATCCGTCCCGACTTCACCGATATATTTCTCTACCATACCTGGATGTACACCACCGCCAATCGAGGGCATGGATGGCTTGATTCCATACAACGGCAAAACCAACTG of Roseburia hominis contains these proteins:
- a CDS encoding GNAT family N-acetyltransferase, which translates into the protein MELREYTVFNKEEILPLYISAGWTNYANNPDRLEKAYQNSLLKIGAFDDGHLIGIIRVVGDGESIIFIQDILVLPEYQRNGVGTRLLRAVMERYPSVYQMELMTDNTEKTVAFYKSLGFRKADELGCCAFMRM
- a CDS encoding helix-turn-helix transcriptional regulator translates to MENIGNRIYELRKKYQVSQEELAEMLHVSRQSISKWENNSSVPELAKLVQVCEIFNLSLDELVRGKVPEPQIQVHEGEKRVGIKTETVLKFLGSIEAALMPIVGLAWLLESIGQYRITKEYELEWKHIYTAQEYVEEQPFLVLQGILGVLLIILAGYMVWNLCKRVDFRWICAGGSGLILGGSRFILMMAIVRRGATDSGKNVLQRLANRFIDDPYRTKIFIFGGSVFVVLGILVLRWYGRWNQQRAR
- a CDS encoding HPr family phosphocarrier protein, which produces MIREIMLHTSNDLRDFMHLACTSTMDVGVHTMDNQIADGKSVLGLMAIDYKKPVKVVSDDEKFMKQLDRWAV